The following coding sequences are from one Novosphingobium sp. Gsoil 351 window:
- a CDS encoding cobalamin-independent methionine synthase II family protein, whose amino-acid sequence MPDRILTTHVGSLPRGRELTELLFAAERGDVVDQERFDKVAAAAVEEAVQRQVAAGIAIVSDGEMSKISYATYIKDRISGFAGDSPRRAPADLEAFPTFLERQAKGGGTPSYRRPRCVGEVRPVTLEPLHDDMRRFAAAREAHGDPVGFMNAASPGVIALFQPNDFYPNDDAYLEALAEAMRPEYEAIVAAGLILQLDSPDLGLGRHMMFKDRSDADYLVAIGRHVEVLNHALRNIPAECCRMHVCWGNYEGPHHCDVEMEVILPTLLRAKPAGLLFETANPRHQHDWAAFAENLARLPGDKVLIPGVIDSTTNFIEHPKVVAERVERFVNLVGAERVIAGTDCGFSTFAGFGAVDPEIVWAKLASLAEGAAIASKRVASWA is encoded by the coding sequence ATGCCCGACCGCATCCTGACCACGCACGTCGGCTCGCTGCCGCGGGGAAGGGAGCTCACCGAGCTGCTATTCGCCGCCGAGCGCGGCGACGTTGTCGACCAAGAGCGGTTCGATAAGGTGGCTGCTGCCGCAGTGGAGGAAGCGGTGCAGCGCCAGGTCGCGGCTGGCATCGCCATCGTCTCCGATGGCGAGATGAGCAAGATCAGCTACGCGACATATATCAAGGATCGGATCAGCGGTTTTGCGGGTGACAGCCCGAGGCGCGCGCCTGCCGATCTCGAGGCATTTCCGACCTTTCTCGAGCGTCAGGCCAAAGGTGGCGGCACACCGAGTTATCGCCGGCCGCGGTGTGTCGGCGAGGTGCGCCCGGTTACACTCGAACCGCTGCACGATGACATGCGCCGCTTCGCTGCGGCCCGGGAGGCTCACGGTGATCCGGTCGGGTTCATGAACGCCGCCTCGCCTGGCGTCATCGCACTGTTCCAACCCAACGACTTCTACCCGAACGATGATGCCTATCTCGAGGCGCTAGCCGAGGCGATGCGGCCCGAATACGAGGCCATCGTAGCCGCCGGGCTTATCCTCCAGCTTGACAGTCCCGATCTCGGCCTTGGCCGCCACATGATGTTCAAGGACCGCTCAGACGCGGATTATCTCGTCGCCATCGGCCGGCATGTCGAAGTGCTCAACCATGCCCTGCGCAACATCCCGGCCGAATGCTGCCGTATGCATGTCTGCTGGGGCAACTACGAAGGCCCCCACCACTGCGACGTCGAAATGGAGGTCATTCTTCCCACGTTGCTGCGGGCGAAGCCGGCCGGGTTGCTGTTCGAGACCGCCAATCCAAGGCACCAGCACGACTGGGCAGCGTTCGCCGAGAACCTCGCGCGGTTGCCCGGCGACAAGGTGCTCATTCCCGGCGTGATCGATTCCACCACCAACTTCATCGAACATCCCAAAGTCGTGGCCGAGCGGGTCGAGCGCTTCGTCAATCTGGTCGGAGCCGAACGGGTGATCGCCGGAACCGATTGCGGCTTTTCAACCTTCGCGGGTTT
- a CDS encoding alpha/beta fold hydrolase translates to MTVSPPLLLIPGNMCDARLWQPVARLLEEDGHRVQMAPRLDQPSIGEMADAVLAAAQGPLAAAQGPLIAVGFSMGAIVAAEMARRAPRRIAALGLIAFNAAADLPVRAAVRPRQQAAVKAGELARIVAEELKPNYLAAANQRDGALLDLVMEMAEELGAEAFVSQSEALRQRDDLRSSLSQLQMPVLLACGSEDRLCPPDWHRAWAAAIGPRARCLEIAGAGHLVPLERPQPLADALLGWLAEETLCPTAS, encoded by the coding sequence ATGACCGTCTCGCCGCCCCTGCTGCTCATTCCGGGAAACATGTGCGATGCTCGCCTCTGGCAGCCCGTTGCCCGTCTATTGGAGGAGGACGGGCATCGGGTGCAAATGGCCCCTCGTCTGGACCAACCGAGCATCGGCGAGATGGCGGATGCGGTTCTAGCCGCAGCCCAGGGGCCGCTAGCCGCAGCCCAGGGCCCTCTAATTGCGGTTGGTTTTTCAATGGGCGCAATCGTCGCCGCAGAGATGGCGCGTCGCGCCCCTAGGCGCATTGCAGCGCTCGGCTTGATCGCCTTCAACGCCGCCGCCGACTTGCCCGTGCGTGCCGCGGTGCGGCCGCGCCAGCAGGCCGCGGTCAAGGCGGGCGAGCTTGCGCGCATCGTCGCCGAAGAGCTCAAGCCGAACTACCTCGCCGCCGCCAACCAGCGCGATGGTGCCTTGCTCGACCTGGTCATGGAGATGGCGGAAGAGCTCGGCGCGGAAGCATTTGTCTCGCAGAGCGAAGCCCTGCGCCAGCGCGACGACCTACGCTCGTCGCTCTCCCAACTGCAGATGCCGGTCTTGCTCGCCTGCGGCAGCGAAGATCGTCTGTGTCCGCCTGACTGGCACCGCGCCTGGGCCGCAGCGATCGGCCCGCGAGCCCGTTGCCTGGAGATCGCAGGAGCCGGGCATCTGGTGCCGCTCGAACGCCCGCAACCGCTCGCCGACGCTCTGCTCGGTTGGCTTGCCGAGGAGACCCTATGCCCGACCGCATCCTGA